A genomic segment from Halomonas sp. GD1P12 encodes:
- a CDS encoding DUF4019 domain-containing protein — translation MPTSHRTLMAAFALSILPAHAVAHSDPAETAVMAWLASIDSGEFEKAWESASPLLQRPLSPDMLARTVELARKDMGPVESRHPLRVVSDTSMPGAPRGDLKIFTFQTSFANKQVTETVTPHFEDGTWRVSGYYVQ, via the coding sequence ATGCCTACTTCGCACCGTACCTTAATGGCGGCTTTCGCTTTATCCATACTACCCGCCCACGCCGTTGCCCATAGCGACCCGGCCGAAACCGCGGTGATGGCCTGGCTTGCCAGCATCGACAGCGGAGAGTTCGAGAAAGCCTGGGAGTCGGCGTCGCCGCTTCTACAGCGCCCGCTATCGCCGGATATGCTGGCGCGCACCGTTGAGCTTGCGCGAAAAGACATGGGGCCGGTGGAGTCGCGCCACCCGCTGCGCGTGGTCAGCGACACCTCCATGCCCGGTGCGCCGCGCGGGGATCTCAAGATCTTTACCTTTCAAACCAGCTTCGCCAACAAGCAGGTGACCGAGACCGTCACGCCGCACTTCGAGGATGGGACCTGGCGGGTGAGCGGCTACTACGTGCAGTAG
- a CDS encoding class I SAM-dependent DNA methyltransferase has product MSANALYTDLSRYYDVMCEEIDYPAQSRAVQRLNQLFGNGGRRHLDLACGTGPHVRHFLDAGFDSIGLDLNPPMLAQAARRCPEARFSHQDMGDFVVGEPQDLITCFLYSIHYNADVERLKACIESAWRALEAGGVICFNAVDKEKIDNALSVKHTARREEETFTFSSGWHYPGKGERQSLKLCIEKTTAGQSERWVDEHAMVAVSFKELIALLTPYFTVEVFEHDFQAITPWNGETGNALFVCVKN; this is encoded by the coding sequence ATGTCTGCCAACGCCCTGTATACCGACCTCTCCCGCTACTACGACGTCATGTGCGAGGAGATCGACTACCCGGCGCAGAGCCGCGCCGTACAGCGCTTGAATCAGCTTTTCGGCAACGGCGGGCGTCGCCATCTGGATCTGGCCTGCGGCACCGGCCCCCACGTGCGCCACTTTCTCGACGCAGGCTTTGATAGCATCGGACTCGACCTCAACCCGCCCATGCTGGCGCAGGCCGCCAGGCGCTGCCCCGAGGCGCGTTTCAGCCATCAGGACATGGGCGACTTCGTCGTCGGTGAGCCGCAGGATCTGATCACCTGTTTTCTCTACTCGATTCACTACAACGCGGATGTCGAGCGCCTAAAGGCGTGCATCGAAAGCGCCTGGCGCGCGCTCGAGGCGGGCGGCGTAATCTGCTTCAATGCCGTGGACAAGGAGAAGATCGACAACGCCCTTTCGGTCAAACACACCGCGCGCCGGGAAGAGGAGACGTTCACGTTCAGCTCCGGCTGGCACTACCCGGGTAAAGGCGAGCGTCAGTCGCTAAAACTCTGTATCGAGAAAACCACCGCCGGGCAGAGCGAGCGCTGGGTCGACGAACACGCCATGGTCGCCGTGAGCTTCAAGGAACTCATCGCGCTGCTAACGCCCTACTTTACCGTCGAAGTGTTCGAGCATGATTTCCAGGCGATCACGCCCTGGAACGGCGAAACGGGCAACGCGCTGTTCGTGTGCGTCAAGAACTAA
- a CDS encoding MAPEG family protein — MDDAVYWYAVATVLLFVKMWATGLYQGYHRITKMTFKTPEDARMAGKEPSREELPQVQQASKAWSNDLENIPIFLALGVAYVLVGASPGLAMWLFMVFTAARYAHTLAYLARLQPWRTIAYGVGLVCMIVMAIQILLAL; from the coding sequence ATGGATGACGCCGTTTACTGGTACGCCGTGGCGACGGTGCTGCTGTTTGTGAAGATGTGGGCGACCGGGCTGTACCAGGGGTATCACCGTATTACCAAAATGACGTTCAAGACCCCGGAAGACGCGCGCATGGCGGGGAAGGAGCCGTCCAGGGAGGAACTTCCTCAGGTGCAGCAGGCGAGTAAGGCCTGGTCCAACGATCTGGAGAATATCCCCATCTTTTTGGCTCTGGGCGTAGCCTACGTGCTGGTCGGGGCGTCGCCCGGGCTTGCCATGTGGTTGTTCATGGTATTCACCGCGGCGCGCTACGCGCATACGCTCGCCTATCTTGCACGCCTTCAGCCCTGGCGCACCATCGCCTACGGCGTGGGGCTTGTGTGTATGATCGTTATGGCGATTCAAATTCTGTTGGCGCTGTAA